A stretch of the Glutamicibacter sp. JL.03c genome encodes the following:
- a CDS encoding class I SAM-dependent methyltransferase: MAQASNDSTLNEQFAALLSAEGWQLLSTIDPSMVSSKDAAWTLNEKLRKEGHDPQVVRAAIAQSELRYKARVKFGPFADSLIFTPAGLEQATRLTIAGLHAQRFTKAGATHVADLGCGIGTDSIALASAGLKVTAVEKDETTAAATTLNLMPFENATVVHGGAEETDLTGIDGVWLDPARRTDVAGSTRRLFDPEAFSPPLSFVEKLVDAGLDVGVKLGPGLPHEAIPANAESVWISDHGSVIEACLWFGKLKREDVVRAALVIDKDGAHELTSSVAAKDDPAAEVGELAAHIYEPDGAVIRSHLISRLLETTGGHLLDEHIAYFTHEEQIFTPFARGFKVLAVHDYNVKKLRSWVKANGIGTLDIKKRGVDATPEELRKILLAGVSKSAKTRATLMLARIGEKRVAFEVAPH; the protein is encoded by the coding sequence ATGGCCCAGGCTTCAAACGACTCAACGCTCAACGAACAATTCGCCGCCCTGCTTTCAGCTGAAGGTTGGCAATTGCTCTCCACCATTGATCCATCCATGGTCTCGTCCAAGGATGCTGCGTGGACGCTGAACGAAAAACTGCGCAAGGAGGGCCACGATCCTCAGGTCGTTCGTGCTGCAATTGCGCAGTCCGAGCTTCGCTACAAAGCACGGGTGAAGTTTGGCCCTTTCGCGGATTCGTTGATCTTCACACCGGCAGGCCTGGAACAGGCAACCCGGCTGACCATCGCGGGACTGCATGCACAGCGCTTCACCAAAGCCGGGGCCACCCATGTAGCTGACCTCGGGTGCGGCATTGGCACCGACTCCATTGCACTGGCTAGCGCTGGCCTCAAAGTCACTGCCGTGGAGAAAGATGAAACGACCGCAGCAGCCACCACTTTGAACCTGATGCCATTTGAAAATGCCACGGTTGTTCACGGCGGTGCCGAGGAAACTGACCTCACCGGAATCGACGGCGTCTGGCTAGACCCGGCTCGACGGACCGATGTCGCGGGAAGCACCCGCCGGCTCTTTGATCCGGAAGCCTTCTCCCCTCCACTGTCGTTTGTTGAGAAACTCGTGGACGCCGGCCTTGATGTCGGCGTGAAGCTGGGCCCGGGCCTGCCTCATGAAGCCATTCCCGCCAACGCCGAATCCGTATGGATTTCGGATCACGGCTCTGTCATCGAAGCCTGCCTGTGGTTCGGCAAGCTCAAGCGCGAGGATGTTGTACGCGCAGCCTTGGTCATAGACAAAGATGGCGCACACGAACTGACCAGCTCTGTAGCAGCCAAGGATGATCCGGCCGCAGAAGTCGGAGAGCTAGCAGCTCACATCTATGAGCCGGATGGCGCAGTGATCCGCTCACACCTGATCTCAAGACTTCTAGAGACCACCGGTGGCCATCTCCTGGATGAGCACATTGCGTACTTCACCCACGAAGAGCAAATCTTCACCCCTTTCGCCCGCGGCTTCAAGGTCCTGGCGGTCCATGATTACAACGTGAAGAAGCTTCGCAGCTGGGTCAAGGCCAATGGCATTGGCACTTTGGACATCAAGAAGCGCGGCGTTGACGCGACCCCTGAGGAACTGCGAAAGATCCTGCTGGCGGGTGTATCGAAGAGCGCCAAGACCCGGGCAACGTTGATGCTGGCACGTATTGGTGAAAAACGTGTGGCTTTTGAGGTGGCTCCTCACTAA
- a CDS encoding MDR family MFS transporter, producing MSTSAPPLETEAKPAAAMKPAQVMLSISGLMAAMFTVLVSSTVIATPMPLIVADLHGTNTQYTWVLVAAFLSMTVTTPIWGKLSDIFNRKAMLQIALIIFVVGTVAAGFSSQIGGDSHEGAMSWLIGWRLVQSIGTGGLMALVQVVIADIISPRERGKYMGIMGAVMAVGQIGGPLLGGVIADSWGWEWCFFVCVPFAVGALILIQATLRIKHVRKDVKIDFLGSALIIAGISLLLIWISLGGKDSDSGGFAWNSSQSITMVAAAGVLIIATVFWELRVKEPIIPIRLFAQRTFALASIASIAVGVTMFGTSVFLSQYLQLARGFTPTHAGLQTLPMVLGSMFGAIIVGQLISRTGRWKKYVVGGGVVLSVGLYLMSRIDYDTPLWFVDLGMFLLGLGSGVLMQNLVLVTQNSLPPRMIGAGSGAIAFFRSLGGTIGVSVLGSVLGTQVADKMKDGLANVVEEINKATGVPQLLVDNPDCADSLKSLSSGTVPAINDLCEPVRNIVESSYGQSIAFLFLLVVPLAIVTLICAIFLPNKPLSKKTASEQIEEELGGELSALEPAERGGRGYEELVATGAITLPSEDELSEARRQVQQARRMDERDLVEQVMRTRSAQPGADTYTDIHQPGTEPTISQPLEAAEIDAHHESARVEFMVEELQSTLDKARAAHAQIEEQVGDVVQALKSYDLRLNVLGERVNDTERVQRELQLQARAERRAVSRIQGRHAAQANSPESGAAEEPIKPSPANKEAAGGAAGQTRGDES from the coding sequence CGCGATGTTCACCGTATTGGTGTCATCGACGGTGATCGCAACGCCAATGCCATTGATCGTTGCCGACCTGCACGGCACGAATACCCAGTACACCTGGGTACTGGTTGCGGCCTTCCTCTCCATGACCGTCACTACCCCGATCTGGGGCAAGCTCTCAGATATCTTCAACCGCAAGGCGATGCTGCAAATTGCCTTGATCATCTTCGTAGTCGGTACCGTAGCGGCTGGCTTCTCCAGCCAGATCGGTGGCGACTCCCACGAAGGTGCCATGTCATGGCTCATCGGCTGGCGCCTGGTCCAGTCCATTGGTACCGGTGGTCTGATGGCCCTGGTCCAAGTGGTGATCGCAGACATCATTTCGCCTCGCGAGCGTGGCAAGTACATGGGCATCATGGGTGCCGTCATGGCTGTCGGCCAGATTGGCGGTCCGCTGCTAGGCGGCGTTATAGCCGATAGCTGGGGCTGGGAATGGTGCTTCTTCGTCTGTGTACCATTCGCCGTTGGCGCATTGATCCTGATTCAGGCCACCTTGCGCATCAAGCACGTGCGGAAGGATGTCAAGATTGACTTCCTGGGTTCAGCCTTGATCATTGCCGGTATCAGCCTGCTGCTGATCTGGATCAGCCTTGGCGGCAAGGACTCTGATTCCGGTGGATTCGCTTGGAATTCCTCGCAGAGCATCACTATGGTCGCTGCGGCCGGCGTGCTGATCATCGCTACCGTGTTCTGGGAACTGCGTGTCAAAGAACCAATCATCCCAATCCGCCTGTTCGCACAACGCACCTTCGCTCTGGCATCGATCGCTTCGATCGCCGTGGGCGTCACCATGTTCGGTACCTCGGTCTTCCTGAGCCAGTACCTACAGCTTGCGCGCGGTTTCACTCCTACCCACGCAGGTCTGCAGACCCTGCCAATGGTTCTTGGCTCCATGTTCGGTGCCATCATCGTTGGCCAGCTGATCTCGCGCACAGGCCGCTGGAAGAAGTACGTTGTCGGTGGCGGCGTTGTCTTGAGCGTTGGCCTCTACCTGATGTCGCGTATCGACTACGACACCCCACTGTGGTTCGTTGACCTTGGAATGTTCCTGCTGGGTCTGGGCTCAGGTGTGCTGATGCAGAACCTGGTTCTGGTTACCCAGAACTCCCTGCCACCGCGCATGATCGGTGCCGGTTCTGGCGCTATCGCCTTCTTCCGTAGCCTTGGAGGAACCATCGGTGTTTCGGTACTTGGTTCGGTCTTGGGTACTCAAGTCGCCGACAAGATGAAAGACGGTCTGGCCAATGTGGTTGAAGAGATCAACAAGGCTACCGGTGTTCCACAGCTCTTGGTTGATAATCCAGACTGCGCAGACAGCCTTAAGTCCCTATCTAGCGGTACTGTTCCTGCAATCAATGATTTGTGCGAACCGGTACGCAACATTGTGGAAAGCTCTTACGGCCAGTCCATCGCCTTCCTGTTCTTGCTGGTTGTGCCGCTGGCTATCGTCACCTTGATCTGTGCAATCTTCCTGCCTAATAAGCCACTGTCCAAGAAGACTGCTTCGGAGCAGATTGAAGAGGAATTGGGTGGAGAACTTTCCGCACTTGAACCAGCTGAACGCGGTGGCCGTGGCTACGAGGAACTCGTTGCCACCGGCGCGATTACTCTGCCATCGGAGGATGAACTGAGCGAGGCTCGCCGCCAGGTGCAACAAGCCCGCCGCATGGACGAGCGTGACCTCGTCGAACAGGTCATGCGCACTCGAAGCGCTCAGCCAGGTGCTGACACCTACACCGACATCCACCAGCCGGGCACTGAGCCAACCATCTCCCAGCCACTTGAAGCGGCAGAGATCGATGCCCACCATGAGTCCGCTCGTGTCGAGTTCATGGTGGAAGAACTCCAGTCCACTCTGGACAAGGCACGTGCTGCCCACGCTCAGATTGAAGAGCAGGTTGGCGACGTTGTTCAGGCGTTGAAGTCTTACGACCTGCGTTTGAACGTGCTGGGGGAGCGTGTAAACGACACCGAGCGTGTTCAGCGTGAACTGCAACTGCAGGCTCGTGCCGAGCGCCGTGCGGTGAGCCGCATCCAGGGGCGCCACGCAGCTCAGGCAAACAGCCCAGAATCAGGGGCTGCTGAAGAGCCTATCAAGCCATCGCCAGCCAACAAGGAAGCAGCAGGCGGTGCGGCAGGGCAAACCCGAGGTGACGAGTCGTGA
- a CDS encoding MarR family winged helix-turn-helix transcriptional regulator — MNHVHGAALDDIEAAFARLAPAFKGRMARNARLFHPELRGAGFSVLRAVLLSAVSRPDADLTVSELVAGCHMDKSVVSRQLKDLKQWDLIQLERSQHDARVYLVSPTDMAIKRFQEIKGSTRADYHDLFATWELQDVTELASLLLRFSEQIEERFRD, encoded by the coding sequence GTGAACCACGTGCACGGTGCAGCGCTAGATGATATCGAGGCGGCCTTTGCCCGTCTGGCTCCCGCGTTCAAAGGACGCATGGCACGCAATGCCAGGCTGTTCCATCCGGAACTGCGTGGAGCAGGTTTCTCGGTACTGCGCGCAGTCCTGCTCAGTGCCGTGAGTCGGCCTGATGCGGATCTGACCGTTTCCGAATTGGTTGCCGGTTGTCATATGGATAAGTCCGTAGTATCTCGACAGCTCAAAGATCTCAAGCAGTGGGATCTTATCCAGCTGGAGCGTTCTCAGCATGATGCGCGGGTCTATTTGGTTAGCCCCACAGATATGGCCATCAAGAGATTCCAGGAAATCAAGGGTTCAACTCGTGCTGATTACCATGACCTCTTTGCCACATGGGAACTGCAGGATGTCACGGAACTGGCTTCACTTCTCCTGCGATTCTCAGAGCAGATTGAAGAGCGCTTCCGCGACTAG
- a CDS encoding glutamate--cysteine ligase, which yields MQKIEFAQSAQSTIGVEWEIALVNRESADLCSVAEKVLNRLKDDAGLGHEDEHPTVKPELLMNTVEVVTGVHNTVASAADELRSNVRMLNDVAGDHGVDLYSAGSHPFAPPTLQPVTDKDRYAKLIDRTQWWGRQMVIYGVHVHVGLDNRDKALPITDGLINYQPHFQALSASSPYWGGEDTGYASQRSLMFQQLPAAGIPFHFGSWSEYEAHVADMLHTGVIDDVSEIRWDVRPVPRLGTVEMRICDGLSSLDDIAAITALTQCLVHDMSMSIEAGYKIPVMPAWFRVENKWRAARYGLDAIIILNAQGDEMLVTDHLRAEVKRLAPVAEQLGCSEELQGIIHLIESGAEYQRQRKVFAASGGDFQAVVRDNVARMKSV from the coding sequence GTGCAAAAAATCGAGTTCGCCCAATCAGCCCAATCAACTATCGGCGTTGAGTGGGAAATCGCTTTGGTCAATCGCGAAAGTGCGGACTTGTGCTCTGTTGCTGAAAAAGTACTTAATCGGCTCAAGGATGATGCCGGCCTTGGCCATGAGGACGAGCACCCTACCGTCAAGCCTGAACTTCTGATGAATACCGTTGAGGTTGTCACTGGAGTGCACAACACTGTTGCCAGTGCTGCAGATGAACTACGTAGCAATGTGCGCATGCTCAACGATGTTGCCGGTGATCATGGGGTGGACCTTTACTCTGCTGGTTCCCATCCTTTTGCTCCGCCAACTTTGCAGCCGGTCACCGATAAGGACCGCTATGCCAAGCTTATTGACCGGACCCAATGGTGGGGCCGTCAGATGGTCATCTACGGTGTACACGTGCATGTCGGTTTGGACAACCGCGACAAAGCTTTGCCGATCACCGATGGGCTGATCAACTACCAGCCGCACTTCCAGGCATTGAGCGCTTCCAGCCCATACTGGGGTGGTGAGGACACAGGCTATGCCTCGCAACGCTCCTTGATGTTCCAGCAGCTACCTGCTGCAGGCATTCCATTCCATTTTGGTTCCTGGTCTGAATACGAAGCACACGTGGCAGACATGCTGCACACCGGCGTGATTGATGATGTCTCAGAAATTCGTTGGGATGTCCGCCCTGTACCCCGTTTGGGAACCGTTGAAATGCGCATCTGCGATGGCTTGAGCTCGCTGGATGATATTGCCGCGATTACCGCCCTGACGCAGTGCCTGGTGCACGACATGTCAATGTCGATCGAAGCTGGTTACAAGATTCCAGTGATGCCAGCCTGGTTCCGCGTTGAGAACAAGTGGCGTGCAGCCCGTTATGGTCTGGATGCCATCATCATTCTGAACGCCCAGGGTGATGAAATGCTGGTGACTGATCATCTGCGTGCCGAGGTCAAGCGCCTCGCCCCAGTGGCAGAACAACTGGGCTGCTCCGAAGAACTGCAAGGCATCATTCACCTGATCGAATCCGGTGCCGAGTACCAGCGCCAGCGCAAGGTCTTCGCCGCATCGGGCGGAGATTTCCAAGCAGTGGTCCGCGATAACGTGGCGCGGATGAAGTCTGTCTAA
- a CDS encoding amino acid permease, whose protein sequence is MTSSNRTPADSAALRDPAPLAHNQLKRGMSSRHLQMIAIGGSIGTGLFVASGGTIAQAGPGGALVAYAAVGLMVYLLMQSLGEMTAKIPVAGSFQTFATRFVSPSFGFAIGWNYWFNWAITVAAELVAAGIVMSFWLPDVPGWVWAGLFLAALTALNALSAKAFGEGEFWLALIKVVTVIAFLAAGVLMIFGVLGSQTDPLENWKEGKDVFHGGWLSIISVFMIAGFSFQGTELVGVAAGEAKDPRREVPKAIRRVFWRIMLFYIGAIFIIGCLIPFADPSLLASGEADVASSPFTLVFERAGIAFAAAAMNAVILTAILSAGNSGLYASTRMLYSMAHDGKAPKIFGTTNSRGVPVMALLATAAVGLFGFLTALVGQGAAYTWLLNVSGLCGFIVWVGIAASHYRFRRGYLAQGYSVKDLPYRAPFFPLGPIVAFLMLIAVIAGQNYQAVLAGHGLEVLSSYIGLPLFLGLWLVHRLVTKSKVVKLSEMDLTAPEDIEESAAVRSARTGVTN, encoded by the coding sequence ATGACGTCGAGCAACCGAACTCCAGCAGACAGTGCCGCCCTGAGGGATCCTGCGCCACTGGCCCATAACCAGCTGAAGCGCGGCATGAGCAGCCGCCACCTTCAGATGATCGCCATCGGCGGTTCCATCGGTACCGGCCTGTTTGTCGCCTCGGGCGGAACCATTGCTCAGGCCGGACCCGGCGGCGCCTTGGTCGCTTACGCTGCAGTGGGCCTCATGGTCTACTTGCTGATGCAGTCGCTGGGGGAGATGACCGCCAAGATTCCAGTGGCCGGCTCCTTCCAAACCTTCGCCACCCGATTCGTCTCCCCATCCTTCGGCTTTGCCATTGGATGGAACTACTGGTTCAACTGGGCCATCACCGTCGCTGCTGAATTGGTCGCTGCCGGCATCGTCATGAGTTTCTGGCTGCCGGATGTCCCCGGCTGGGTGTGGGCAGGACTTTTCCTCGCGGCGTTGACCGCCCTGAACGCACTGTCAGCCAAGGCTTTTGGCGAAGGCGAATTCTGGTTGGCTTTGATCAAGGTAGTCACCGTGATTGCCTTCCTGGCTGCCGGCGTTCTGATGATCTTTGGAGTCCTCGGATCCCAAACTGATCCACTTGAAAACTGGAAGGAAGGTAAAGACGTCTTCCATGGCGGCTGGCTTTCGATCATCTCGGTCTTCATGATTGCCGGGTTCTCCTTCCAAGGCACCGAGCTGGTTGGCGTGGCCGCCGGTGAAGCCAAGGATCCCCGTCGCGAAGTGCCCAAGGCCATCCGCCGGGTCTTCTGGCGCATCATGCTCTTCTACATCGGCGCCATCTTCATCATTGGTTGCCTGATCCCATTCGCTGACCCAAGCCTGCTGGCCAGTGGCGAAGCCGACGTTGCCTCCTCGCCGTTCACCCTGGTCTTCGAACGCGCTGGCATTGCCTTCGCGGCGGCTGCCATGAACGCGGTCATCCTCACCGCGATTCTCTCCGCCGGCAACTCTGGCCTGTACGCCTCGACCCGCATGCTCTACTCGATGGCCCACGATGGAAAGGCTCCGAAGATCTTCGGAACGACCAACTCCCGCGGCGTGCCCGTGATGGCTTTGCTGGCCACAGCAGCGGTAGGACTCTTCGGATTCCTCACCGCACTGGTCGGCCAGGGTGCTGCCTACACCTGGCTGCTCAATGTCTCGGGCCTATGCGGCTTCATCGTCTGGGTGGGCATTGCCGCCTCGCACTATCGCTTCCGCCGCGGGTACCTGGCCCAGGGGTACTCCGTCAAGGATCTGCCGTACCGTGCACCGTTCTTCCCGCTCGGTCCCATCGTGGCGTTCCTGATGCTCATCGCGGTCATTGCTGGCCAGAACTACCAGGCAGTCCTGGCCGGACACGGGCTGGAAGTGCTTTCTTCCTACATCGGCTTGCCGTTGTTCCTGGGCTTGTGGCTGGTGCATCGACTGGTCACCAAGTCCAAGGTGGTCAAGCTTTCCGAAATGGACCTCACCGCTCCGGAAGATATCGAAGAGTCGGCGGCTGTGCGCTCTGCGCGAACCGGTGTGACGAACTAA